The genome window CACCCGCCTTATTTTGAGCGCTGTTAATGCTGCGCGATTCCGCTGAGCGTTTGCTGCCAGCGCCGCCGCCGGCAGAGCCGCTGCCGCGCAGTCCGCTGGGAAAGCTGGGCTGCGACGCGCGCTGCAGCAGCGAGGGACCGGGACCAACGGGCGCGGCAGCGCTGCCGGGCACTGGCTGCGTTGTATTGGGATGAAGTGGGAAGCCGCGAggctataaaaacaacaaacaaacacaaattacaaatgacAATTCAATAATTACCAGTGTTGGGCAACTTACCGGGAAACTGCTGCCGGTTCCTGGCGGATAGGGACGCATGCCGGGGGTTTGAGGGGGCGGCGGCTGATAGCGCGACTGCACCGGCGCTTGGCCAGGCGCAAAGCGTTGCGACATATTCACCTCCGTATGTATTAGCGAGTTGGCCTGCAGTTTGCCGACAattctttaacaaaattacaagttttttaattacaacaacGCTGCgtcacaaaaaaaagaaaagcagcgAAGAACGTCTCTGTAAAATGGCGTCGCACTTTGTTAGGGTTGTAACTAGAGTTGTAGCGACTCGCTCAGCTTAGGTTCAATTGAACTATTAACCAAAGTGAGCCAAAGTACGGTGTGGCAGCGCTTGGTTCAAATGGTTCATTTCCATTTACAGAtctatttgttaattttttttatgtcatttctctaattttaatttttaaattgcatattgaaaatgtttgcagAATCCTCTTTAGCACTTAATTTcgaatttgtaataaataattaataaagagtTTCCCTTATGCATGCATCGAATGTTGGATAATTTGACTGTTTGAATCACTACAGAATTTtctacttttaaaattgtttatttttttgttttaattgtaatttttaattaaacgatatttttcatattttttttttattaacttttcttAGTTGGcacttatttaataaataagtatattttaaaacaaaacgagCAGTGACAAGCCCGCAACactcattaaaatataacgtttattttatctaatttttagaggaaaattagctgtttctggctggaaatccttattttttgtatactttttcATTGCTTGAGAAGAAATACTAATACCCCATTATAGcgcaatatatattaaagattAACATATTGCAAATTTTCTAGCAGTTAAACTTTGAATGTAGTCAAAACTGCTAGAAAAAAGCCAACACTGGTTGCATGAACCAAATAGTTCCAAAACGGAGTCTGTTAAGTTCGCTAACATTTTAACATTGCCTTAACAGCTGCTGGTATGTGCGCATTTTTCGACTGCCAGCCAGACGGTCACACTGAACGTGACAGGCAGCTATCGGCAGTCACACACTTATCGATAAAGCATTTACTTCACTTTGTAGTGTTTTTCATTTGACAGcgtaatttaacatttttgagtTTCGAAAAAGAGTTAAAGACAATCACAATGGATGAGGAATGGTGGCAATGCAATTTGCGTGAACTGGAGACGGTAAACAAGCGCGAGGAGACACTCAGCAACATGTATGCAAATATCAACAAACAATCGGCGCTGCCGATAAATCGTCAGGTCAtcgagttgttgttgcgcgCGCCGAATTTGTATGAATGTGCCAGGATTGTGAAAGGggagaaggagcaggagcaggagcaggtgGTAAATCTGGCCATTGATGTGCTGCGCAGCTGCCTGCAACAGTTGGAACTGGACATACAGGATGCCAAATTGCCAGAGTTGCTAAGTTTGCCACTAACTCATTCCAATCCCGCCGTGCGTTCGCTAGTGCTCGGCAATCTGCTGAAGCAGCTGCGTTCGCAGCGTGAACCAAAGCCGCTGCCCAGCACTGAACTGCTCTTGTATGTGCTGGACGAACTGCAGCAGCCGGAGACGCAGTCCAGTGTCATTGCCATTGATATACTGAATCTAGAGCTGACTAATTGGTTGACCGACTCCGGCGTACAGTCgaagctgctgcagctgctgcagcgggATGAGATGGTCTGCTGTCGCGTCTATGAGCTGGCCGTAATGCTGGCCAAGCACAGTGCTGCCAGCTTGAGTTCCGTTGAATTCATTTTGGATGCAGCACTCAGTGAACTGGACAACGATGATGTCCTGCTCATGTCCAGTGTCATGGAGATTCTGGTGCCGCTGGCCGAGCAGAATCATGGACTTAGCTACATGGAGCGTCGTCGTGTCCTGGACATCATCAGCAGTCGTGTGGAACGCATCGATGAGAATCCTTTGGATGCTTTGATCCTGCCCAGCATCATGAAGTTCTTTGGCAAGATTGCTGCAGTGCAGCCGCAAAAGATCATTGCGGGTTATCCACAAATGTTGGCTTGCCTCTTCCAACTCTTGGAGTCTGGGGATGAGGCGATGCTGCCAACTGGCCTGGACACGCTGGCCAATCTCACAAGCACTGTGCAGGGCAAGCTGCTCATGCATCAACACTTTCAGTCCGCCATGGAGCAACTGCTGCGCAAATATTCGACTCATCTCAAGAATCTGTCGCCTCCACTTAAGATTCGTCTGCTCAACTCGCTGGACGTCATCTACACGCTGGAAGGGATGCCCAGCAGTGAGCTCAAGTGAGAATTACCTTCTTTTACACTTGCAAAAGGgaacttatatatatagagagtaTAGATAATTTAGATTAGGAAGATCAGCAAAGTgcatatagccatgtccgtctgtttccATGTCAACTACTTAGTCTCCAATTCTTGAATTTATCTTTATAAAACTTGGCATAGATCCGTTTTATGACCTATGGGAATACATATATCATGTAGCTACCATAGGAACTATCGGTCCTAAATCCacatttagtatgaaaaacttattttgttCTTGAGATATCTCTACCAAACTTGaagattatatatttactattgTCCTATACATCCTAtccaaattttattaagatcGGATCggtatatcatatagctaccatagaaatgatcgaaaaaatatcatcCTTTGGTATAAAACTTTTTCGTCTGTTTTATATGTCAATTAGTGTCCAAGTCTTAAATTTATCTAGATAAAACTTAACATACATCCGACTTATGACTTATAACAAAACATATGTCGATCAGATACGGGATCGGGTACCTTTATCatgtagctgccataggaacgatcggtcctaaatccacctttagtatgaaaaactttttttgttcttgagatatctcaaccaaaaatgcagattgaatatTTACTATCGTCCTATACATTCTTACCAAATATTGTTCAAAtcagatcactatatcatacagctgccataggaacaatcgatCCAATatcaacctttagtatgaaaaacatttcataTTCATAAGATTTCTTAATCCAAATTGCAGAGAGTATATTTACTTTTCTCTCATTCATTCtgatcaaattttgttcaaatcggatcactatatcatatagctgccataggaacgatcggctTAAAATCAACCTCTAGTATGAGATATTTGTTGTcctttgagatatcttaaccaaactcgcAGATTGTCTACTTACTATTGTCCCATACatctttaacaatttttttttaaatcggatTACTttgtcatatagctgtcataggaatgAATGATcgctcaaaaatcaacttttagtaaaaaaaaacttttatttcttcttgagatatctcaatcaaacttgcagattttcaatttactcTTGTCTCGATTATTctaaccaatttttttttttaaatcggatCATTTTgtcatatagttgtcataggaaTGATCGCTCAAAAATCAACCTTAAGTCTTTTATAATTTCTCAACTAATCTCGCAGAACATACATTTGATACAGTCTTATACACCccgaacaaatttaattaaagtgatacccatatatcatatagctgtcataggaacaatcttTCGAAACCCAATctttaagaagaagaagaaatttaTCGTTATTTCTcgagatatcttaacaaaactTGCTGACAATAAATTTGCTATTGTCTTTTACATACTGAAcaaatttagttgaaattggatgactatatcatatagaaacgatcagtttaaaattaaattcaggGCAATGCAAGTGTATCAAATCTTTCTTctatctttctttctttctttctcgtTTCTGTTTAAGCTATCACTAAATAAGGTTTATATTTCAGCACTATATTGTTGGgcccatatatcatatagctgtcataggaacaatcttTCGAAACCCAATCTTTAAGAAGAAATTTATCGTTGTTTCTcgagatatcttaacaaaatttgcaGACTATAAATTTGCTATTGTCTTTTACATACTGATcaaatttagttgaaattggatgactatatcatatagaaacgatcaatttaaaattaaattcaggGCAATGCAAGTGTATCAAatctttcttctttctttctttctttcccgTTTCTGTTTAAGCTATCActaaatgtgttttattttccaGCACTATTTTGTTGGGCTGGTATGAATGCTTCGCTGGTGGACGACAGGTGAATCACATCATGGAGCTGCTGCACACACCCTTTCCCGATCTGCAGCTGGCCGCCTTGGGATTGCTGAAGACCCTCTGTCAGTATCCGTGGGGCATTACGGCCGTGCAACAGACGGCAGGTGCCATTGAGTTTCTGTTGTCGCGTCAGCAGGATTTGGACAAGGATGTCAAGTATCTCAAGTGGCAGATAATGCAGCTGTTGTCCGTGAGCAGCGAGTTTACGCCCACGGAAATTGTACGCTTTACGGCGTATGTGAATGAGGGGCCGCTTTATCAGCAGACTGTCGTGAATATTGCCACCGAGGGGCAGGGAAGTCAGTAGCATTACGTTGATTGTGTCAAGTTGTTGCAACCAAAGCCGCcatcataataatttaataataataattttttttgaggttATGCTGTAAATGTAACGTTAGTTGATCTGCTAGAATTGAGGTTAGTTTtcatgcaaaaaataaatgttatttgtttGCAGTTGCTGCAACTGCCGCAATATAATCAGAAATCTGTATTTACATGCgaatgtacatatacatatacatatatatatattaatatatagttATACCATCTATATagaattacaataaaattaactacACATTTAGATCACATTACAGTCGCGTCTCCTCCAATGTCCTCCTGCTGTCCACATTCTACAGATAACTCATGTGTCGATTGGACATACGCTGTGGTTTGCGTCCCGAACCACCACCGGCTGTACCAGCGGTACCACCCAAGTGACCCAGACTGACACTCAGTCCCGACTCGTAGCCGGTGTTCGTCTGCGATCGTGTCTCGTTGTTGCCGAGTGAGCAGCTCGGCAATGTGTGGCAATAACGACGCAGTTGCTGCTTAAATGCGGCCGTTGTCAGCGTGTAGAGCACCGGATTGAGGGCCGAGTTCACCGGCAGTACCAGCACCGCCAGCCAGGCGTATAAGTTGGGTGAAATAACACAGCCTGAAAGAGTAAGGCAAGAGTTACTAAAGAGAGTGAGCTAGAGAGATAACTGGTATCTCAAACGAATTCCGaacattttgtatgaaatttcAAGAACAAAGAATACAACTTTATCAAACCAAAATATGgatgaaaaaaaggaaaaaggaaTTTCAACTGCTTAAAATATTCAGagtataaaaattaggaaaaaactAGATGGATAAAAAAATCTAAGACtgctgaaaatttaaaaaaaatattctgctcACTTGACGCCCTCGCAGAgcgctgtattacattttcgactacttgtttcaatggtatatgatatagcaatatgatatagtaaaccgaatTGAACTGGAAAGGAggtataaaacaaacttaaatgcatattctgtcagtttgcttacgatatctcataaaacaaaaagtttttcatactaaaacttaatttttgaccgatcggtcctatggcagctatatgataaaggggtccgatttgaaccaactttggtaaggatatataaaaccaagttatatacatattgtatgAGTTTGGGtttgatatctcaaaaaacaaaaaagtttttcataataagacttgatttttctcccgatcggtcctatgacagctatatgatataggggtccgatttgaaccaactttggtaaggatatataaaaaccaagtaaaatacattttgtatcagtttgtttacgatatctcataaaacaaaaaagtttttcatacaaagacttgattttcgcccgatcggtcctatgacagctatatgatatagtgatccgatttgaaccaacttcggtaaagatgtataagactaacttaaatgcatattctataagtttggtgatgatatctcataagacaaagtttttcataataaagcttgattttctaccgattgttcctatgggcactatatgatatagtggtccgatcgaaaaaagaaacaagcttgatctccctgcaatatagaggaacctacataccaagtttggtgtcactagcttttaaattgttcttataatttgaatataaaattttttatgtcgatttttaggcggtaatATAGGTTATTTCTGTATTCTGTATTGTTATCGGTTACGCAAAATCTTTGTACTATACTATATAACGGTTTCGTAATGGTTAccggtctttttttttttttttgcatgtttCGGTTTCAAAAAACCGGTCTAAGTTcggttaaaaataaaaaaattgttgtgaaAGAAAcgttaatatataaacaaaaatgttttgatttcaaaaaagttCTATCTTATAGGATCGatatttaagctaaaaatcgaaaacaatGACTTCACCTTAACaacataaatgaaattaatgtattattattacacCGAAACTAACCGACATGCATCAATCGGTTTCTAATCGGTTATTTCGgttcaattaattttggtttttcgaTTTTGGTATAATATGGTATATGGTTATTAGcttcaatcggttaataccggttaaTGGTTACGTTTTCTATTACGCTTTTAATCCCTggccaaaataataaatattttatgaaccaTCGCGCGATTTTgtctttttctaatttttgcatttgcaagttttggcattcttagtattatttttcgaattGAGATAACATACCTGACAGAGCGGCAATTTTGACCACAATGATGGGCAACCAACAAGCGCAGTCCGTGGTTACAATGATGGCAAAACTGTTGGCAACAATTGATTGTGGAACGTATTTAGCATATGCGGATGGCACTGTGGATATTTATGAACTCACCGTGTTGCAACAACATTCTCACGTCCGCTGTGTGTGCTACGCATGCCACCGCCAGAGTCGCGTATCGCTTGCAACATTCGCACATAGGAGAAGAGTATGAAGATCAGCGACATCGTGTTAATGCAGATGAACAACAATGCCGAATACTCCCAGCCCTGAGAAAAATAGgatagttaaatataaacaaagttATGTTCTCTGCTAAAGACTTTTctatattcttaaattttgatatattttaaacgcTGTACCAAAGATATGTTTAAGAACAGTGCAGATTATTCCCAATcctaaagaaaataaacatagTTGTTTTTTCTGCTAATAgctttttctttcaattttctattattattttctattcatacacattttattttattatctttcttCGGCATTCtttgaatattgtttttttaaatattttattctgtcctatattttttatgcaactTTTTAGTTACTGTTATTGTTTAGctcttatattttgtattaattgtcTGTCCTTTTCATTACGtttcattcaaattaaatttcttaatttttcttatttttcttttttttaagtttattattttttcattttatacctattgaaacattttattttattatttttttcagcattttttgcatattttttaaaatcttttctGCTAATCGTTTTTTCTTacaatttttctattattattttctatttatacacattttattttattatttttcttcggCATTCTTTGAATAttgtgtttacattttttattctgtcatatattttatatgcaacTTTTTACTTTCTGTTTTCATTTAGTTCTCATGTTTTAATATGATTCTATCTTCTTTGTATTAATTGTCTGTCCTTTccttttcgttttatttaaatttaatttctttacattttttagtttttcttttttttttttagtttatttcttttcattttatccctatttaaacaattaagattttttgagCCCCAATTTACTTTTCTCCTTTTtgtatataacatattttcttCTTTCCTTACCTTCGTCTGTTTAATTTACCGTTTTCTACtaatttaacttatatttagtatttcttctgattgcatttgattttttgaaatctattatttatttaatgttttttatcttttaatttcttctcaaaaaaaatgccttttttttctttcatctTTTATAAACCCATATTTCACATAATCTTGCGGGGTTTCTTTTCACTTGTCATTCTTACTCACTTTTCTTTTCCTCTTCTCTTTTGCTTACCTTCGCATATGGATCGTGTATGTGGAGTGAGAGACAGACACCGTTATTCCCATAGAAATGGGCTCCAAAGTAATTATTGGGCATTAAAGGTGCCGCAGCCAGGGCAAAACTCATGCCCCAAACGAGCAACAGTCGCAATACAATTCTGTAAAAGACAATATACGCACTTATACAACACTGGTGAGCGAACAAATAAAGTGGGGTTAGGTAAAGTAAGGTTAGGTACAGCTGTTATAGGTTAGGTTAAAAAAGTTAGttaacgttaaataaatataacaactGGAATATAGGCTAAAACTGATTAATACAATAAagtgttatttaataataagcagcactttttaaaaattattaatatcaaCTTTatagtagtttttttttaagattataagAAAAGTTTGCAAAATTCAGAAATAAAGAGGtgtttaaaatgatttttaaattaataagttaTTATATCCGCTTAATACTTTAGAACTTCTCTTGTTATTCAGTTTTAAAAGCTTACCTAAATTTCTCAGTATCACGTGGCTTAAGAGGTCGTGTAACGGACATGAGACGATCCCAGGTGACCAGAGTGAGGAGAAGTGTCGACGACTGACAGCTGAATGTGCTCAGAAAACCTGGAAATATGTGAAGTTAAAATACGAATTTAGTACACTGAAAAAG of Drosophila innubila isolate TH190305 chromosome X, UK_Dinn_1.0, whole genome shotgun sequence contains these proteins:
- the LOC117793305 gene encoding 26S proteasome non-ATPase regulatory subunit 5, producing the protein MDEEWWQCNLRELETVNKREETLSNMYANINKQSALPINRQVIELLLRAPNLYECARIVKGEKEQEQEQVVNLAIDVLRSCLQQLELDIQDAKLPELLSLPLTHSNPAVRSLVLGNLLKQLRSQREPKPLPSTELLLYVLDELQQPETQSSVIAIDILNLELTNWLTDSGVQSKLLQLLQRDEMVCCRVYELAVMLAKHSAASLSSVEFILDAALSELDNDDVLLMSSVMEILVPLAEQNHGLSYMERRRVLDIISSRVERIDENPLDALILPSIMKFFGKIAAVQPQKIIAGYPQMLACLFQLLESGDEAMLPTGLDTLANLTSTVQGKLLMHQHFQSAMEQLLRKYSTHLKNLSPPLKIRLLNSLDVIYTLEGMPSSELNTILLGWYECFAGGRQVNHIMELLHTPFPDLQLAALGLLKTLCQYPWGITAVQQTAGAIEFLLSRQQDLDKDVKYLKWQIMQLLSVSSEFTPTEIVRFTAYVNEGPLYQQTVVNIATEGQGSQ